The Sylvia atricapilla isolate bSylAtr1 chromosome 3, bSylAtr1.pri, whole genome shotgun sequence genome has a window encoding:
- the CCDC85A gene encoding coiled-coil domain-containing protein 85A isoform X2: MSKVAAESCGAAPAEDLSKVSDEELLKWSKEELIRSLRRAEAEKMSAMLDHSNLIREVNRRLQLHLGEIRGLKDINQKLQEDNQELRDLCCFLDDDRQKGKRVSREWQRLGRYSASVMHKEVALYLQKLKELEVRQEEVVKENLELKELCVLLDEEKGGGAGSRSSIDSQISLCQLTAASTYIRDVGDGSSTSSTGSTDSPDHHKHHPSTSPEHLQKPRGEGSPEHQKHRSISPEHLQKPRGSGSPDHHLKGPSPEHHKTVVKVPEQQKHSSSSSPETIPKHVLSSSPEHFQKQRPGGSPEHQKHSGGSPDHLQKHTPSGSTEHLHKVRGTSPEHLKQHYGGSPEHLKHLSGGSREGTLRRQMIDELSPHHRSLYNGMNGFCSVTKSIMKT; this comes from the exons ATGTCCAAAGTGGCGGCGGAAAGTTGCGGGGCGGCGCCGGCCGAGGACTTGTCCAAGGTGTCGGACGAGGAACTGCTCAAGTGGAGCAAGGAGGAGCTGATCCGCAGCCTCCGCCGCGCCGAGGCCGAGAAGATGAGCGCGATGCTGGACCACAGCAACCTCATCCGCGAGGTGAACCGCCGCCTCCAGCTTCACCTCGGCGAGATCCGCGGCTTGAAG gaCATCAACCAGAAGCTGCAGGAAGATAACCAGGAGCTGAGGGACCTTTGCTGCTTCCTGGACGATGACCGGCAGAAGGGCAAGAGGGTGTCCCGCGAGTGGCAGCGGCTGGGCAGGTACAGCGCCAGCGTCATGCACAAGGAGGTGGCCTTATACCTGCAGAAGCTGAAAGAGCTGGAAGTGAGGCAAGAAGAGGTGGTTAAGGAGAACctggagctgaaggagctgtgtgtgttGCTGGATGAGGAGAAGGGTGGAGGAGCAGGCAGTCGGAGCTCCATCGACAGCCAGAtcagcctgtgccagctgaCTGCCGCCAGCACGTACATCAGAGATGTtggggatggcagcagcacctccagcacgggcagcacagacagcccagACCATCACAAACACCACCCGAGCACCAGTCCGGAGCACCTGCAAAAACCTCGGGGGGAAGGAAGCCCTGAGCATCAGAAACACAGGAGTATCAGCCCGGAGCACCTGCAGAAGCCCAGGGGTTCTGGCAGTCCTGATCATCACCTGAAAGGGCCGAGCCCTGAGCATCACAAAACCGTTGTCAAAGTACCTGAACAgcaaaagcacagcagcagcagcagcccagaaaCTATCCCAAAGCATGTTTTGAGTAGTAGCCCTGAACACTTTCAAAAGCAGAGGCCTGGTGGTAGCCCTGAGCATCAAAAGCACAGCGGTGGCAGCCCAGATCACCTTCAAAAGCACACGCCCAGTGGAAGTACAGAGCACCTGCACAAGGTGAGGGGTACGAGCCCGGAGCATCTGAAACAACACTATGGAGGGAGCCCAGAACACCTCAAACACCTCAGCGGAGGCAGCAGAGAAGGTACCCTCAGGAGACAAATGATAGATGAGCTGTCCCCTCACCACAGGAGTTTGTACAACGGAATGAATG GTTTTTGCAGTGTCACTAAGTCCATAATGAAAACATGA
- the CCDC85A gene encoding coiled-coil domain-containing protein 85A isoform X3, whose amino-acid sequence MSKVAAESCGAAPAEDLSKVSDEELLKWSKEELIRSLRRAEAEKMSAMLDHSNLIREVNRRLQLHLGEIRGLKDINQKLQEDNQELRDLCCFLDDDRQKGKRVSREWQRLGRYSASVMHKEVALYLQKLKELEVRQEEVVKENLELKELCVLLDEEKGGGAGSRSSIDSQISLCQLTAASTYIRDVGDGSSTSSTGSTDSPDHHKHHPSTSPEHLQKPRGEGSPEHQKHRSISPEHLQKPRGSGSPDHHLKGPSPEHHKTVVKVPEQQKHSSSSSPETIPKHVLSSSPEHFQKQRPGGSPEHQKHSGGSPDHLQKHTPSGSTEHLHKVRGTSPEHLKQHYGGSPEHLKHLSGGSREGTLRRQMIDELSPHHRSLYNGMNAPASCENLP is encoded by the exons ATGTCCAAAGTGGCGGCGGAAAGTTGCGGGGCGGCGCCGGCCGAGGACTTGTCCAAGGTGTCGGACGAGGAACTGCTCAAGTGGAGCAAGGAGGAGCTGATCCGCAGCCTCCGCCGCGCCGAGGCCGAGAAGATGAGCGCGATGCTGGACCACAGCAACCTCATCCGCGAGGTGAACCGCCGCCTCCAGCTTCACCTCGGCGAGATCCGCGGCTTGAAG gaCATCAACCAGAAGCTGCAGGAAGATAACCAGGAGCTGAGGGACCTTTGCTGCTTCCTGGACGATGACCGGCAGAAGGGCAAGAGGGTGTCCCGCGAGTGGCAGCGGCTGGGCAGGTACAGCGCCAGCGTCATGCACAAGGAGGTGGCCTTATACCTGCAGAAGCTGAAAGAGCTGGAAGTGAGGCAAGAAGAGGTGGTTAAGGAGAACctggagctgaaggagctgtgtgtgttGCTGGATGAGGAGAAGGGTGGAGGAGCAGGCAGTCGGAGCTCCATCGACAGCCAGAtcagcctgtgccagctgaCTGCCGCCAGCACGTACATCAGAGATGTtggggatggcagcagcacctccagcacgggcagcacagacagcccagACCATCACAAACACCACCCGAGCACCAGTCCGGAGCACCTGCAAAAACCTCGGGGGGAAGGAAGCCCTGAGCATCAGAAACACAGGAGTATCAGCCCGGAGCACCTGCAGAAGCCCAGGGGTTCTGGCAGTCCTGATCATCACCTGAAAGGGCCGAGCCCTGAGCATCACAAAACCGTTGTCAAAGTACCTGAACAgcaaaagcacagcagcagcagcagcccagaaaCTATCCCAAAGCATGTTTTGAGTAGTAGCCCTGAACACTTTCAAAAGCAGAGGCCTGGTGGTAGCCCTGAGCATCAAAAGCACAGCGGTGGCAGCCCAGATCACCTTCAAAAGCACACGCCCAGTGGAAGTACAGAGCACCTGCACAAGGTGAGGGGTACGAGCCCGGAGCATCTGAAACAACACTATGGAGGGAGCCCAGAACACCTCAAACACCTCAGCGGAGGCAGCAGAGAAGGTACCCTCAGGAGACAAATGATAGATGAGCTGTCCCCTCACCACAGGAGTTTGTACAACGGAATGAATG CTCCTGCGAGCTGTGAAAATTTGCCATGA
- the CCDC85A gene encoding coiled-coil domain-containing protein 85A isoform X1 — protein sequence MSKVAAESCGAAPAEDLSKVSDEELLKWSKEELIRSLRRAEAEKMSAMLDHSNLIREVNRRLQLHLGEIRGLKDINQKLQEDNQELRDLCCFLDDDRQKGKRVSREWQRLGRYSASVMHKEVALYLQKLKELEVRQEEVVKENLELKELCVLLDEEKGGGAGSRSSIDSQISLCQLTAASTYIRDVGDGSSTSSTGSTDSPDHHKHHPSTSPEHLQKPRGEGSPEHQKHRSISPEHLQKPRGSGSPDHHLKGPSPEHHKTVVKVPEQQKHSSSSSPETIPKHVLSSSPEHFQKQRPGGSPEHQKHSGGSPDHLQKHTPSGSTEHLHKVRGTSPEHLKQHYGGSPEHLKHLSGGSREGTLRRQMIDELSPHHRSLYNGMNGCVEETWRCCRVVPWN from the exons ATGTCCAAAGTGGCGGCGGAAAGTTGCGGGGCGGCGCCGGCCGAGGACTTGTCCAAGGTGTCGGACGAGGAACTGCTCAAGTGGAGCAAGGAGGAGCTGATCCGCAGCCTCCGCCGCGCCGAGGCCGAGAAGATGAGCGCGATGCTGGACCACAGCAACCTCATCCGCGAGGTGAACCGCCGCCTCCAGCTTCACCTCGGCGAGATCCGCGGCTTGAAG gaCATCAACCAGAAGCTGCAGGAAGATAACCAGGAGCTGAGGGACCTTTGCTGCTTCCTGGACGATGACCGGCAGAAGGGCAAGAGGGTGTCCCGCGAGTGGCAGCGGCTGGGCAGGTACAGCGCCAGCGTCATGCACAAGGAGGTGGCCTTATACCTGCAGAAGCTGAAAGAGCTGGAAGTGAGGCAAGAAGAGGTGGTTAAGGAGAACctggagctgaaggagctgtgtgtgttGCTGGATGAGGAGAAGGGTGGAGGAGCAGGCAGTCGGAGCTCCATCGACAGCCAGAtcagcctgtgccagctgaCTGCCGCCAGCACGTACATCAGAGATGTtggggatggcagcagcacctccagcacgggcagcacagacagcccagACCATCACAAACACCACCCGAGCACCAGTCCGGAGCACCTGCAAAAACCTCGGGGGGAAGGAAGCCCTGAGCATCAGAAACACAGGAGTATCAGCCCGGAGCACCTGCAGAAGCCCAGGGGTTCTGGCAGTCCTGATCATCACCTGAAAGGGCCGAGCCCTGAGCATCACAAAACCGTTGTCAAAGTACCTGAACAgcaaaagcacagcagcagcagcagcccagaaaCTATCCCAAAGCATGTTTTGAGTAGTAGCCCTGAACACTTTCAAAAGCAGAGGCCTGGTGGTAGCCCTGAGCATCAAAAGCACAGCGGTGGCAGCCCAGATCACCTTCAAAAGCACACGCCCAGTGGAAGTACAGAGCACCTGCACAAGGTGAGGGGTACGAGCCCGGAGCATCTGAAACAACACTATGGAGGGAGCCCAGAACACCTCAAACACCTCAGCGGAGGCAGCAGAGAAGGTACCCTCAGGAGACAAATGATAGATGAGCTGTCCCCTCACCACAGGAGTTTGTACAACGGAATGAATG